In Balneolales bacterium ANBcel1, one genomic interval encodes:
- a CDS encoding glycoside hydrolase family 127 protein, whose product MLQPFRWVVPVLLTAGALIFSACERSERDAVSERSPFQLSSVRITDGPFLHAQKLNDAYVLAHEPDRLLAPFLAEAGLEPRAERYGNWENSGLDGHTAGHYLSTLAMMVAASGNDEARERLEYMVDELARAQAEHGDGYVGGIPGSRELWAEIKAGNIDAAGFSLNGRWVPWYNIHKLYAGLRDAWLFTGNEQALEVLVGLSDWSVDLVADLSDDQIQEMLISEHGGMNEVFADVYEITGDVRYLELARQFSHREILDPLLRGEDRLTGLHANTQIPKVIGFQRVAEVVMEAAQRGDQEALSVISEEKAAAWSQAAAFFWETVVTHRSVAIGGNSVMEHFHPKDDFSSMLESREGPETCNTYNMMRLAKQLYFTTNELKYLDYYERALYNHILSSQHPEHGGLVYFSPMRPGHYRVYSNPEHTFWCCVGSGIENHTKYGELIYARDGQNLYVNLFITSQLDWNEKGVRVIQNTEYPESELTELRLEMDRSRSFDLQIRHPDWLAAGEMAVEVNGEAVSGESGPGSYFRVERDWRDGDRVTVHLPMETYGEYLPDGSPYMAVMHGPVVLAAEVTDADTDGLVSDDSRMGHIAHGPLYARENMPMLVIDDDDWAQRITPFEGEPLGFDISELIYPQEEQGMSLIPFYRLHDARYIVYWQTGSSDEAAQLRQELAESERTYLELEAQTIDRVAPGQQQPESDHNFQGEGTEAGIHQNRHWRHAEGWFSYDLNDPDLEAHVLRLTYYGGDSGRHFDIYFNGHHIAEVRLDGTDGDRFFDRGYAIPGWIVSGHDSGVHTVRFEAREGSLTAGIYDVRLMR is encoded by the coding sequence ATGTTGCAGCCTTTTCGATGGGTGGTGCCGGTCCTGTTGACGGCCGGCGCCCTCATCTTTTCCGCCTGTGAACGATCGGAGCGGGACGCTGTGTCCGAACGCTCACCGTTTCAACTTTCATCCGTCCGTATTACCGACGGCCCGTTCCTGCACGCGCAAAAGCTGAATGACGCCTATGTTCTGGCGCATGAGCCGGACCGCCTGTTGGCTCCGTTCCTGGCTGAAGCGGGACTGGAACCACGGGCCGAGCGGTATGGCAACTGGGAAAATTCCGGGCTTGACGGCCACACTGCCGGCCACTATCTCTCCACACTGGCCATGATGGTTGCGGCCTCGGGAAATGATGAAGCTCGCGAACGCCTGGAATATATGGTCGACGAACTGGCACGCGCCCAGGCCGAACACGGCGACGGCTATGTGGGCGGTATTCCGGGAAGCAGAGAGCTGTGGGCGGAAATAAAAGCCGGTAACATTGATGCCGCGGGTTTTTCGCTGAACGGTAGATGGGTTCCCTGGTACAACATCCACAAGCTCTATGCAGGACTGCGCGACGCATGGTTGTTTACCGGCAACGAGCAGGCTCTGGAGGTACTTGTCGGGCTGAGTGACTGGTCCGTGGACCTGGTAGCCGATCTTTCGGACGACCAGATCCAGGAGATGCTGATATCGGAGCACGGAGGTATGAACGAAGTGTTTGCCGATGTCTATGAGATTACCGGCGATGTGCGGTACCTTGAACTTGCGCGGCAGTTCTCCCATCGGGAAATTCTGGATCCGCTGCTGCGGGGAGAAGACCGGCTGACCGGCCTGCATGCCAATACCCAGATCCCCAAGGTGATAGGCTTCCAGCGGGTTGCGGAAGTGGTCATGGAGGCCGCGCAAAGGGGAGACCAAGAGGCGCTTTCGGTTATTTCGGAGGAAAAAGCGGCGGCATGGTCACAGGCTGCGGCGTTTTTCTGGGAGACGGTGGTAACGCACCGCTCGGTGGCGATCGGAGGAAACTCGGTTATGGAACATTTCCATCCGAAAGACGACTTCTCTTCCATGCTCGAATCGCGTGAAGGTCCGGAGACCTGCAACACCTACAACATGATGCGGCTCGCCAAACAGCTTTACTTCACCACGAATGAGTTGAAATATCTCGACTATTACGAGCGGGCACTGTACAATCATATTTTATCGTCCCAGCATCCGGAACACGGCGGACTGGTTTATTTTTCTCCCATGCGGCCGGGGCATTACCGCGTCTATTCCAACCCGGAGCATACCTTCTGGTGTTGTGTCGGTTCCGGCATCGAGAATCATACCAAATACGGAGAACTGATCTACGCCCGCGACGGACAGAACCTGTATGTCAATCTCTTTATCACATCGCAGCTCGACTGGAATGAAAAAGGGGTGAGGGTGATTCAGAACACCGAATATCCCGAATCCGAACTCACCGAATTGCGCCTGGAAATGGACCGCAGCCGAAGTTTCGATCTGCAAATCCGCCATCCTGACTGGCTCGCGGCCGGAGAGATGGCCGTGGAAGTAAACGGGGAGGCCGTGAGCGGCGAAAGCGGTCCCGGTTCCTATTTCCGTGTCGAAAGAGACTGGCGGGATGGAGATCGAGTGACGGTGCACCTGCCCATGGAAACCTACGGCGAATATCTGCCGGACGGCAGTCCCTACATGGCGGTAATGCACGGCCCGGTGGTACTGGCCGCTGAAGTCACAGACGCCGATACCGACGGACTGGTTTCTGATGACAGCCGGATGGGACACATCGCCCATGGTCCGCTGTATGCCCGCGAAAATATGCCGATGCTGGTTATCGATGACGACGACTGGGCGCAAAGAATTACGCCGTTTGAAGGAGAACCGCTCGGGTTCGATATTTCAGAGCTGATTTATCCGCAGGAAGAGCAGGGTATGTCGCTGATACCGTTTTACCGGCTGCACGACGCCCGTTACATTGTGTACTGGCAGACCGGCAGCTCGGATGAAGCCGCGCAGCTGAGACAGGAGCTGGCGGAAAGTGAGCGGACTTACCTTGAGCTTGAGGCTCAAACCATCGACCGGGTAGCACCTGGTCAGCAGCAGCCCGAATCGGATCACAATTTCCAGGGAGAGGGAACCGAAGCCGGTATCCACCAGAACCGCCACTGGCGACACGCCGAAGGGTGGTTCTCCTACGACCTGAACGACCCTGATCTGGAGGCGCATGTATTGAGGCTGACCTACTACGGCGGTGATTCCGGACGTCATTTCGACATCTACTTCAACGGACACCATATTGCCGAAGTGCGACTCGACGGCACGGATGGAGATCGCTTCTTCGACAGAGGGTACGCCATTCCCGGATGGATTGTCTCCGGCCATGACAGCGGTGTGCATACCGTCCGTTTTGAGGCACGGGAGGGATCGCTCACAGCCGGGATATATGATGTACGGCTCATGCGGTAA